In one Accipiter gentilis chromosome 4, bAccGen1.1, whole genome shotgun sequence genomic region, the following are encoded:
- the NMT2 gene encoding glycylpeptide N-tetradecanoyltransferase 2 translates to MAEDSESAASQQSLELDDQDTCGIDGDNEEEAEHAKGSPGGDLGAKKKKKKQKRKKEKPNSGGTKSDSASDSQEIKIQQPSKNPAIPMQKLQDIQRAMELLSACQGPAKNIDEATKRKYQFWDTQPVPKLNEVITSHGAIEPDKDNVRLEPYSLPQGFMWDTLDLSNAEVLKELYTLLNENYVEDDDNMFRFDYSPEFLLWALRPPGWLPQWHCGVRVSSNKKLVGFISAIPANIRIYDSVKKMVEINFLCVHKKLRSKRVAPVLIREITRRVNLEGIFQAVYTAGVVLPKPVATCRYWHRSLNPRKLVEVKFSHLSRNMTLQRTMKLYRLPDATKTSGLRPMEQKDTKAVQELINTYLKQFNLAPVMDEEEVAHWFLPRDHIIDTYVVEGSSGILTDFLSFYTLPSTVMHHPVHKSLKAAYSFYNIHTETPLLDLMNDALIIAKLKGFDVFNALDLMENKTFLEKLKFGIGDGNLQYYLYNWRCPGMESEKVGLVLQ, encoded by the exons AAGTCCTGGAGGGGATTTGGGAgcgaagaagaagaaaaagaagcagaagagaaaaaaggagaaaccaaATTCTGGAGGCACCAAATCAGATTCTGCGTCTGACTCCCAGGAGATTAAAATTCAACAGCCTTCAAAA AATCCAGCCATTCCAATGCAGAAGCTTCAAGACATCCAGAGAGCGATGGAGCTGCTCTCTGCATGCCAAGGCCCAGCAAAGAATATTGATGAGGCTACCAAACGTAAATACCAGTTTTGGGATACGCAACCTGTACCTAAACTTA ATGAAGTTATAACTTCACACGGTGCAATCGAACCAGATAAGGACAATGTCCGCCTAGAGCCATATTCTTTGCCACAAGGTTTTATGTGGGACACATTGGATCTTAGCAATGCTGAAGTT ctGAAGGAGTTATACACACTGTTAAATGAGAATTACGTAGAAGATGATGATAATATGTTTAGGTTTGATTATTCACCTGAATTTCTTCTGTG GGCACTACGTCCTCCAGGCTGGTTACCCCAATGGCACTGTGGGGTTAGAGTGTCTTCAAACAAAAAACTGGTAGGATTCATAAGTGCCATCCCTGCAAATATTCGTATTTATGACAG TGTGAAGAAAATGGTAGAAATCAATTTTCTGTGTGTCCATAAGAAACTGAGATCTAAACGGGTAGCACCTGTACTAATTCGGGAAATAACCAGAAGAGTAAACCTGGAAGGAATTTTTCAGGCTGTTTACACTGCTGGAGTGGTACTCCCCAAGCCTGTGGCCACTTGCAG gTATTGGCATCGATCACTGAATCCCAGAAAATTGGTGGAGGTGAAATTTTCACATTTGAGTAGAAACATGACTCTACAAAGAACAATGAAGCTCTACAGACTTCCTGAT GCCACAAAGACTTCAGGTTTGAGACCAATGGAACAAAAAGATACTAAAGCAGTACAAGAAttaatcaacacttacttgaaaCAGTTTAATCTTGCTCCTGTGATGGATGAAGAAGAGGTAGCCCATTGGTTCCTGCCTCGGGATCATATTATTGACACTTACGTAGTAGAG ggctcAAGTGGTATTTTAACAGACTTCCTGAGTTTTTACACATTACCTTCAACAGTGATGCACCATCCTGTTCATAAAAGCCTCAAAGCTGCCTATTCCTTTTACAATATTCATACAGAGACCCCCCTCTTGGACTTAATGAACGATGCACTCATTATAGCTAAATTG AAAGGATTTGATGTGTTCAATGCACTAGacttaatggaaaacaaaacattcctGGAAAAACTCAAGTTTGGGATTGGAGATGGAAATTTGCAGTATTATTTGTACAACTGGAGGTGTCCTGGCATGGAATCTGAAAag gTTGGTCTTGTATTACAATGA